A window from Brachyhypopomus gauderio isolate BG-103 chromosome 6, BGAUD_0.2, whole genome shotgun sequence encodes these proteins:
- the LOC143516415 gene encoding claudin-4-like, with the protein MDLQKSSVTAAFLGWIIGIVSCALPMWMETILICSDRTLRKTLEGLWRMSLLEGNSEQAGCKLFDSTLPLSSGLLASRIFCVISIVLGVPGVLLAVMSSKHINCVEKTKTTVAMAAAVTLICAAVMMLVPVGWYVYTVVVSLKFPAPELGMKGLGKSFYLGCVSAGLLLTGGALKLPCKKPQQEILNFLGQCTIYMD; encoded by the coding sequence ATGGATTTGCAGAAGTCAAGTGTCACAGCGGCATTTCTTGGATGGATCATTGGAATTGTGTCCTGTGCTCTGCCCATGTGGATGGAAACCATCCTCATCTGCAGTGACAGAACACTTCGGAAAACTCTGGAGGGCCTCTGGAGGATGAGCCTTTTGGAGGGGAACAGTGAGCAGGCCGGGTGTAAACTCTTTGACTCCACACTGCCCCTCAGCTCTGGCCTGCTGGCCTCCCGCATCTTCTGTGTGATCTCCATCGTGTTGGGAGTGCCTGGTGTCTTACTGGCTGTTATGAGCTCCAAGCACATTAACTGCGTAGAGAAGACCAAGACCACGGTGGCGATGGCTGCCGCAGTGACACTAATCTGTGCTGCAGTAATGATGCTAGTCCCCGTGGGCTGGTATGTGTACACAGTTGTGGTCTCATTGAAGTTTCCTGCGCCAGAGTTAGGGATGAAGGGCCTGGGCAAGTCTTTCTACCTTGGTTGTGTATCTGCAGGTTTACTGCTGACAGGAGGAGCGCTGAAACTTCCCTGCAAAAAACCCCAGCAGGAGATCTTAAATTTCCTGGGACAATGTACAATATATATGGACTGA